The proteins below are encoded in one region of Paralysiella testudinis:
- a CDS encoding ankyrin repeat domain-containing protein, with protein MIMDIKTHIGVELLSAFDAGDLVQVDKLFFENNRNVLEVSQTENWNWLHKNLLGFDSNIPPKKSIEYLIKKGVPINAQDCYGMTPLHYAMRSKNAEAALALLQAGANPNIPNQDGVIPLSMIGGMPERLDILQLMLDKGGNVHHFTDQNETDILDTLKLYFSEDDVFKPVIAMMEKYA; from the coding sequence ATGATTATGGATATTAAGACGCATATTGGCGTTGAACTGTTAAGTGCATTTGATGCAGGTGATTTAGTACAAGTTGATAAGCTATTTTTTGAGAATAATCGCAATGTATTAGAGGTTTCTCAAACTGAAAATTGGAATTGGCTACATAAAAATCTTTTAGGCTTTGATTCCAATATCCCTCCTAAGAAAAGTATCGAATACTTAATTAAAAAAGGTGTGCCCATCAATGCCCAAGATTGCTACGGCATGACACCGCTGCATTATGCGATGCGCAGCAAAAATGCCGAGGCTGCGTTGGCTTTGTTGCAAGCAGGAGCTAACCCCAATATACCTAATCAAGATGGTGTAATTCCCTTGAGCATGATTGGCGGTATGCCCGAGCGTTTGGATATTTTGCAACTGATGCTGGATAAGGGAGGTAATGTGCATCATTTCACGGATCAAAATGAAACCGATATTTTGGATACATTGAAGCTTTATTTTTCGGAAGATGATGTATTTAAACCGGTGATTGCGATGATGGAAAAATATGCATAA
- a CDS encoding hemagglutinin repeat-containing protein translates to MNLHNTKIRHHGHRWYRRIYRQQKDTTDTADTTLIHSGSSVGSLKGNTTIVAGGTYTQTGSTVAAHQGNVDVHAKAVNISAAQNHYANEHKHTFEQKGITVAVNVPVVNAVQGAIGTAQAAGKIGQSKNDRVNAMAAANAAWDGYRSAGALSDIAKDPKAALSQDVSVSITYGQQKNTQQTQVQGHQAQASQVIGGGTVNISATGGGKDSDINIIGADIAGKQGTHLQADNQVNLLAAGQEHSEHSQNKSTGFNAGVAVSYGQSGMAFGFTAGGNYGKGHGNGDETTWRHSQVGDAGSRTTIHSGGATNIKGAQAIGKGVGIDAAELNIESLQNTAQYNSKQQNISGQITVGYGASGSANYSQSKMNADYAAVSQQSGILAGDDGYQINIKGHTDLKGGLITSTAQAEAEGKNRFSTGTLSHSDIANHAEYKGESFGIGGSATVSGSSLGQGSSNSTPGLMTAGQSNSAGKTIGYGSDSGSQSSTTKSGVNTQNIIITDEAGQKN, encoded by the coding sequence TTGAACTTACACAATACAAAAATCCGGCATCATGGGCACCGGTGGTATCGGCGTATTTATCGGCAGCAAAAAGACACCACCGACACCGCCGACACCACCCTCATCCACAGCGGCAGCAGCGTAGGTAGCCTCAAAGGCAACACCACCATCGTGGCCGGCGGCACCTACACCCAAACCGGCTCCACCGTTGCTGCCCACCAAGGCAATGTTGACGTCCACGCCAAAGCCGTCAACATCAGCGCCGCCCAAAACCACTACGCCAACGAGCACAAGCACACCTTCGAGCAAAAAGGCATCACCGTTGCCGTTAACGTACCCGTGGTTAATGCCGTTCAAGGTGCCATCGGCACCGCCCAAGCCGCAGGTAAAATCGGTCAGAGCAAAAACGACCGCGTCAACGCCATGGCGGCGGCCAATGCCGCCTGGGACGGCTATCGATCTGCCGGCGCATTGTCAGACATTGCCAAAGACCCCAAAGCAGCCCTTAGCCAAGATGTCAGCGTCTCTATTACCTACGGCCAGCAAAAGAACACCCAACAAACCCAAGTTCAAGGCCACCAAGCCCAAGCCAGCCAAGTGATTGGCGGCGGCACCGTCAACATCAGCGCCACCGGCGGCGGTAAAGATTCCGACATCAACATCATCGGTGCCGACATTGCTGGCAAACAAGGCACCCACCTGCAGGCCGACAATCAAGTCAACCTACTGGCTGCCGGGCAAGAACACAGCGAACACAGCCAAAACAAATCCACAGGCTTTAATGCCGGGGTGGCTGTCAGCTACGGCCAGAGCGGTATGGCCTTCGGCTTTACCGCCGGCGGCAACTACGGCAAAGGCCATGGCAACGGCGACGAAACCACCTGGCGGCACAGCCAAGTGGGCGATGCCGGCAGCCGCACCACCATCCACAGCGGTGGTGCCACCAACATCAAAGGCGCCCAAGCGATCGGCAAAGGCGTGGGCATTGATGCGGCCGAGCTCAACATCGAAAGCCTACAGAACACCGCCCAATACAACAGCAAACAACAAAACATCAGCGGCCAGATAACCGTAGGCTACGGCGCTTCAGGCAGCGCCAACTACAGCCAAAGTAAAATGAACGCCGACTATGCCGCGGTGAGTCAGCAATCCGGCATCTTGGCCGGAGACGACGGCTACCAAATCAACATCAAAGGGCATACCGACCTCAAAGGCGGCCTGATTACCAGCACCGCCCAAGCCGAAGCCGAGGGTAAAAACCGCTTCAGCACCGGCACCCTGAGCCACAGCGACATTGCCAACCATGCCGAATACAAAGGGGAAAGCTTCGGTATCGGCGGCAGCGCCACCGTCAGCGGCAGCAGCCTTGGTCAAGGCAGCAGTAACAGCACACCCGGTTTAATGACTGCCGGCCAAAGCAACAGTGCCGGTAAAACCATCGGCTACGGCTCGGACAGCGGCAGCCAAAGCAGCACCACCAAGAGCGGTGTTAACACACAAAACATCATCATCACCGATGAAGCCGGGCAAAAGAACTGA
- a CDS encoding hemagglutinin repeat-containing protein encodes MGTGAIGVFIGSKKDTTDTADTTLIHSGSSVGSLKGNTTIVAGGTYTQTGSTVAAHQGNVDVHAKAVNISAAQNHYANEHKHTFEQKGITVAVNVPVVNAVQGAIGTAQAAGKIGQSKNDRVNAMAAANAAWDGYRSAGALSDIAKDPKAALSQDVSVSITYGQQKNTQQTQVQGHQAQASQVIGGGTVNISATGGGKDSDINIIGADIAGKQGTHLQADNQVNLLAAGQEHSEHSQNKSTGFNAGVAVSYGQSGMAFGFTAGGNYGKGHGNGDETTWRHSQVGDAGSRTTIHSGGATNIKGAQVIGKGVGIDAAELNIESLQNTAQYNSKQQNISGQITVGYGASGSANYSQSKMNADYAAVSQQSGILAGDDGYQINIKGHTDLKGGLITSTAQAEAEGKNRFSTGTLSHSDIANHAEYKGESFGIGGSATVGGSNLGQGSSNSTPGLMTAGQSNSAGKTIGYGSDSGSQSSSTGSGINTANLIITDEAGQKELSGKTAAETIAAVKTDISTDKHAQHAGYLNNNFDKDSVQKELDLQREVTQQFDKTRQGVKQKIYEVVDTKRQQATEIRKGNYIDGKNGYNTQESLVLEAEANKWEKTAFYTDLALGALYGWGNPDAVKYVGAAVAADPARRAATAPKQIWLVKCQQDSLYCSDKSFDDKTNRPIYNRDGDIDTTRVQIGDKRQIFDITGLKPGESTGVLTISNPGILNPLNDALKNAVKQNTWQTAADGIITVYNPPTSNPLSEGIYALYDKINDLTGGRLPLTNAEKANLELYKYAKQNNYQIDLSNHSRGGMTASVTLQNANRNGLTEIPIRESRFYGTATNVQDYANQLADKNQYSYTVKNPDGRETQYGSGTYSAVHYTDFVGRSPLLLLRSKYAVGGNEPTGGVENKWFLYSHSSYFREIPSQYLKNSNGNYIDGKGQLTGNPIKNKYLKEFGDKWNPINNMDNPSLPTLIKPNIK; translated from the coding sequence ATGGGTACCGGCGCTATCGGCGTGTTTATCGGCAGCAAAAAAGACACCACCGACACCGCAGACACCACCCTCATCCACAGCGGCAGCAGCGTAGGTAGCCTCAAAGGCAACACCACCATCGTGGCCGGCGGCACCTACACCCAAACCGGCTCCACCGTTGCTGCCCACCAAGGCAATGTTGACGTCCACGCCAAAGCCGTCAACATCAGCGCCGCCCAAAACCACTACGCCAACGAGCACAAGCACACCTTCGAGCAAAAAGGCATCACCGTTGCCGTTAACGTACCCGTGGTTAATGCCGTTCAAGGTGCCATCGGCACCGCCCAAGCCGCAGGTAAAATCGGTCAGAGCAAAAACGACCGCGTCAACGCCATGGCGGCGGCCAATGCCGCCTGGGACGGCTATCGATCTGCCGGCGCATTGTCAGACATTGCCAAAGATCCCAAAGCAGCCCTTAGCCAAGATGTCAGCGTCTCTATTACCTACGGCCAGCAAAAGAACACCCAACAAACCCAAGTTCAAGGCCACCAAGCCCAAGCCAGCCAAGTGATTGGCGGCGGCACCGTCAACATCAGCGCCACCGGCGGCGGTAAAGATTCCGACATCAACATCATCGGTGCCGACATTGCTGGCAAACAAGGCACCCACCTGCAGGCCGACAATCAAGTCAACCTACTGGCTGCCGGGCAAGAACACAGCGAACACAGCCAAAACAAATCCACAGGCTTTAATGCCGGGGTGGCTGTCAGCTACGGCCAGAGCGGTATGGCCTTCGGCTTTACCGCCGGCGGCAACTACGGCAAAGGCCATGGCAACGGCGACGAAACCACCTGGCGGCACAGCCAAGTGGGCGATGCCGGCAGCCGCACCACCATCCACAGCGGCGGCGCCACCAACATCAAAGGCGCCCAAGTGATCGGCAAAGGCGTGGGCATCGATGCGGCCGAGCTCAACATCGAAAGCCTACAGAACACCGCCCAATACAACAGCAAACAACAAAACATCAGCGGCCAGATAACCGTAGGCTACGGCGCTTCAGGCAGCGCCAACTACAGCCAAAGTAAAATGAACGCCGACTATGCCGCGGTGAGTCAGCAATCCGGCATCTTGGCCGGAGACGACGGCTACCAAATCAACATCAAAGGGCATACCGACCTCAAAGGCGGCCTGATTACCAGCACCGCCCAAGCCGAAGCCGAGGGTAAAAACCGCTTCAGCACCGGCACCCTGAGCCACAGCGACATTGCCAACCATGCCGAATACAAAGGGGAAAGCTTCGGTATCGGCGGCAGCGCCACCGTCGGCGGCAGCAACCTTGGTCAAGGCAGCAGTAACAGCACACCCGGTTTAATGACTGCCGGCCAAAGCAACAGTGCCGGTAAAACCATCGGCTACGGCTCGGACAGCGGCAGCCAAAGCAGCAGCACCGGCAGCGGCATCAACACCGCCAACCTCATCATCACCGATGAAGCCGGGCAAAAAGAACTGAGCGGCAAAACCGCAGCCGAAACCATTGCCGCGGTTAAAACCGACATCAGCACCGACAAGCATGCCCAACACGCAGGCTACCTGAACAACAACTTTGATAAGGACAGCGTACAGAAAGAGCTGGATCTGCAGCGCGAGGTTACCCAACAGTTTGATAAAACCCGACAAGGTGTTAAGCAAAAAATCTATGAGGTCGTAGACACCAAACGGCAACAAGCCACCGAAATTAGAAAAGGCAACTATATCGACGGAAAAAATGGCTATAACACCCAAGAGTCTTTGGTATTGGAAGCAGAAGCCAATAAATGGGAAAAAACTGCTTTTTATACGGATTTGGCATTAGGAGCGTTGTATGGCTGGGGTAATCCCGATGCCGTAAAATATGTTGGTGCAGCAGTGGCTGCAGACCCAGCTCGTAGAGCGGCAACCGCACCCAAACAAATTTGGTTGGTTAAATGCCAACAGGATTCATTATATTGCTCGGATAAATCATTTGATGACAAAACAAACCGACCCATTTATAACCGTGATGGCGATATTGACACAACCCGTGTACAAATTGGCGACAAACGGCAAATCTTTGATATTACAGGACTGAAACCGGGAGAATCTACCGGTGTACTGACTATATCCAATCCCGGTATTTTGAACCCCCTGAATGATGCCTTAAAAAATGCGGTCAAACAGAACACTTGGCAGACCGCAGCCGATGGCATTATTACGGTTTACAACCCGCCTACCTCCAACCCATTATCAGAAGGCATCTATGCACTATATGACAAAATAAACGATCTTACAGGAGGGCGTTTGCCTTTAACCAATGCAGAAAAAGCAAATCTGGAATTGTATAAATATGCAAAACAGAATAATTATCAAATTGACTTGAGCAATCATAGTCGGGGTGGCATGACCGCAAGCGTTACCCTGCAAAATGCCAATCGAAACGGGTTAACCGAGATACCCATTCGGGAATCCCGTTTCTATGGTACTGCTACTAATGTACAGGATTACGCCAACCAGCTAGCTGATAAAAACCAATATAGTTATACCGTCAAAAATCCGGATGGTAGGGAAACGCAATACGGCAGTGGTACATATTCGGCAGTGCATTACACCGATTTTGTTGGGCGCAGCCCGTTGCTTCTTTTACGCAGTAAATATGCGGTTGGCGGAAATGAACCCACTGGCGGAGTAGAAAACAAGTGGTTCCTGTATTCGCATAGTAGTTATTTTAGGGAAATTCCATCCCAATACTTGAAAAACAGTAATGGAAATTATATTGATGGAAAAGGTCAATTGACTGGCAATCCTATTAAAAATAAATATTTAAAAGAGTTTGGTGATAAATGGAACCCAATAAATAACATGGATAATCCTTCATTACCAACGCTTATTAAACCGAATATTAAATGA
- a CDS encoding VENN motif pre-toxin domain-containing protein has translation MALDTVAAGLYSPSNSVGGSLAAAASPAAAQQIGAYFKNLAAENPNGQLNTEQQTAHILAHGILAASIAAAGGNDALSAGIAAGSAEAAAPKVAKWLYGTDDPNKLSAEQKATVSSITGLGGAAVGAVGGSNTATDAVSGSRVAQNAVENNALETVWDVANVGIGVASFTYNVNEGNYWSAAIDAAGLVYDGGATAVPFVPAGASAGLQAYRAGNSVKQSVIIGKDVAQASKAANQAARDLNNITRNPATTGTKIHRNTGVLLGEANGKASKLSNSTSSYFKGANKSTGLQPDMSWKGTGVWSDLTTQGQWNSHVTKYNKQFGTTGIRIIYVPRKGVTNTLKLNSGAGVTINGLRQLGNTSEKEK, from the coding sequence TTGGCACTGGATACCGTTGCCGCAGGCCTGTACAGCCCGAGCAACAGCGTGGGCGGCTCCCTCGCAGCCGCGGCAAGCCCGGCAGCGGCACAGCAAATCGGCGCCTACTTCAAAAACCTGGCCGCAGAAAATCCAAACGGCCAACTGAACACAGAGCAACAAACCGCGCATATACTGGCACACGGCATACTGGCCGCCTCGATAGCTGCGGCGGGTGGCAATGATGCCTTAAGCGCCGGCATTGCGGCGGGCTCAGCGGAAGCGGCGGCACCCAAAGTGGCCAAGTGGCTGTACGGCACCGATGATCCGAACAAACTGAGTGCGGAGCAGAAAGCCACCGTCAGCAGCATAACCGGGCTGGGTGGGGCGGCTGTGGGTGCGGTTGGGGGAAGTAATACTGCGACGGATGCGGTTTCAGGCAGCCGGGTGGCGCAGAATGCGGTCGAGAATAATGCGCTTGAAACTGTATGGGATGTAGCGAATGTAGGAATTGGTGTAGCTTCATTTACATATAATGTAAATGAAGGGAATTATTGGTCTGCCGCCATTGATGCTGCTGGGTTAGTTTATGATGGAGGAGCGACGGCAGTTCCATTTGTCCCTGCTGGTGCATCAGCTGGCTTACAAGCATATAGAGCAGGCAATTCAGTGAAACAATCGGTTATTATTGGCAAGGATGTTGCTCAAGCATCGAAAGCTGCCAATCAAGCAGCGAGGGATTTAAATAATATTACAAGGAACCCTGCTACAACTGGTACAAAAATTCATAGAAATACAGGAGTTTTGCTAGGTGAAGCAAATGGTAAAGCTTCTAAGTTATCAAATTCTACTAGTAGTTATTTTAAAGGTGCTAATAAGTCTACGGGACTTCAACCAGATATGAGTTGGAAAGGAACCGGCGTTTGGTCTGATTTAACTACACAGGGACAGTGGAATTCTCATGTAACTAAATACAATAAACAATTTGGCACAACCGGAATTAGAATTATTTATGTTCCAAGGAAAGGTGTAACCAATACTCTCAAATTAAATTCAGGAGCAGGAGTTACTATTAATGGGTTACGTCAGCTGGGTAATACTTCGGAAAAGGAAAAATGA
- a CDS encoding HNH/ENDO VII family nuclease produces the protein MSQKQFDAYVNSRPEKFIIQNRSENRSGRFEKPGVGDLDKIIIDMKNFQKTGK, from the coding sequence ATGAGCCAGAAGCAATTTGATGCCTACGTTAATTCACGCCCGGAAAAGTTCATTATTCAGAACAGAAGCGAAAACAGAAGTGGCCGGTTTGAAAAACCGGGAGTGGGTGATTTGGACAAAATTATTATTGATATGAAAAATTTCCAGAAAACAGGTAAATGA